From a region of the Rhipicephalus microplus isolate Deutch F79 chromosome X, USDA_Rmic, whole genome shotgun sequence genome:
- the LOC119175500 gene encoding uncharacterized protein LOC119175500, giving the protein MRLMLSAVFCGCLVATATAGSLGGFGGGGFGGGGYGGGGYGGGGYGGGGYGGGGYGGGGYGGGGFGGGGGVGKIIIIKTSGGGGYGGGGFGGGGFGGGGFGGGGKYGGGGFGGFGGGGYGGGGYGGGGWW; this is encoded by the exons ATGAGGCTTATG CTAAGTGCTGTGTTCTGTGGCTGCCTGGTGGCAACCGCAACCGCCGGTTCCCTCGGCGGATTTGGCGGGGGTGGTTTCGGTGGCGGCGGCTATGGCGGTGGTGGCTACGGCGGCGGTGGCTACGGCGGTGGCGGCTACGGCGGTGGCGGCTACGGCGGTGGCGGCTACGGTGGTGGCGGCTTtggaggcggtggaggcgtcGGCAAGATTATCATCATCAAGACTTCTGGAGGCGGAGGTTACGGCGGTGGTGGATTTGGAGGTGGAGGCTTCGGCGGTGGAGGCTTCGGCGGAGGCGGAAAGTATGGTGGTGGTGGATTCGGAGGATTCGGCGGTGGTGGTTACGGCGGAGGTGGCTATGGTGGCGGAGGATGGTGGTGA